GTGAGTACCCGTACAGTGCGCTCGCATGTCCATGCGGCAAACCAAATGCTTGAAGATATCGCTCTCATTCAGTTCTCGAGAAAAAACAATGTATATGAACTCGAGGTCCTTAATAAAGATGCATTTCAAACTTGGCTTGATCGGGGCAATAAAGTCGAACAGGAGCAGGCTGGTTCGGTCAGACGCGTGCCCCGTATCCTCAATTACCTTCTACTTACCGATGGCTGGGTGCGAGTTCCCGATTTGGCCGATCGCCTCTTCGTTTCGTCCCAAAGCATCTCTGTGGACTTGCATGAGGTTGAAGCTGAACTCTCTAAGTTTGAGCTTTCGCTTGTAAAGCGTCCGTGGTACGGGATTCGTGTCGAGGGACCAGAAATCAACAGACGCACATGTCTTGCTTCGGTAATCTCAGCCTCTCTCGTTGGTGGCACCGGAAATACTGAGGCGCTATCCAATCGTGCCAAGACAATAGGGAAGACAGTCGAGCGGGTACTCGGTGAGAATAACTTTTCTATTAGCTCTATTGCATTTCAGAATCTTGTGGTGCACCTCGTGGTTGCAGCCGAGCGAATAGAGCAGGGTTGCTATGTTCCCATGGATGTCGAGCAGAGGGAACGCCTGATGGCACTGCCGGAAAGCATTACTGCCCAACAACTTGCGCAGGCCATCGGGAATGATCTTGGGATTTACCTCCCAAGCTCGGAGGTTGCTTTCATTACTATTCACCTTGCGGGGAAGCATTCTATCGATGCCCTTTCCCAAGAGGTCGATACAGATGGGACCGTAATCAGCGGTAGCGTCTGGGATATCGTTGGCGAAATCCTTGATGCTGCTCGTCTTGCTATGTGGATAGACCTTAGAAGCGATCTTGAGCTGCGAATGAACCTTGCTCGTCACATCGTGCCACTCTCAGTGCGGCTTCGATATGGAATGCCTGCAAAGAACCCATTACTCGAAGAGACAAAGCTGCGCTATCCGCTTGCATGGACAATGGCGCTCGAGGCGGGGAAAGTGCTTGAGCGCCACTATGGTGCCATGCCCAATGAGGATGAGACTGGCTTTCTCGCCCTGTCATTTGCTCTTTCGCTAGAACGCCGGCGAACGCCGGCTCGCAAGATGCGGGTACTAGTGGTGTGTGCCTCTGGCATGGGAAGTGCGCGTTTGCTTCGGCAGCGGTTTATCTCGGAGTTTGGCGAACTGCTTGAGCGGTGCGATACATGCGATGCTGCGAGCGTAGTAGGAAAAGATTTTTCCGATGTCGATTACGTCTTCTCTACGGTCCCGCTGCCTAATCTCCCAGTGCCAGTTTGCCAGATTAGTTATTTCTTTGACAGAGATGCTGGGGACTACATACGTCGCATCTTGGAGAGGGCGGATGCGAGAGATGCTGCATCCATGTTTTCCCGTGAACTGTTCTTTCCTCACGTGAAAGCAAAGGATAAGAGCTCGCTGCTGGATATGATGTGCTCTGAAATGGCAAAAGCGGGAGTCGCTCAGTCTCAGCTTCGCGATTCCGTAGAACTCCGCGAGGATGCTGCGGCGACTTGTTTCGGAAACAACGTTGCCATGCCACACCCCATGGAACCCATGAGCAATGAGACTCGTGTTGCGGTTGCGCTGCTCGATAATCCGATGTCCTGGGATGAATGGGGGCATTACGTTCAGGCTGTCTTCCTGGTCTCATATGCCCATGGAGCTCGAGATGGCGATGAGGTTTTCTCGTTGCTTGCGGATTTGTTCACAGATGAGAGGTCTATTTCAAATCTTATCGATGAGCAGACCTTTGAGTGCCTGCTCAAGGAATTTGGGAATGGGAGCCAGAAATGAGCGATGAGGAGCGCAAGGCTATGGATAACGAGATGCAGAATATCTCGCTGGGAATTATTGCCTCTTCAGGTCAAGCTCGCAGCCTAGCTTTTCAGGCACTCGCCAAGGCACGCGGTGGGCATATCGATGAGGCGCATGCCCTACTGGAAGAGTCAAAACGGGCTGCTCTGAAGGCCCATGAATGTCAAACGCATTTACTTACCCGTGAAGCGTCTGGGGAGCACATCGAAATCGACGTATTGCTTGTGCATGCGCAAGATCACCTTATGACCTCAATGCTTGCACAAGAACTTATTGAAGAGCTGATTATTCTTCACGAGACAAAGGCTGATAGGAGGGAGGAGGACATTTGATTCTTTATTCGTGTATTGGCGCGTTTTAGATAAACGGGGATTGGAGGGATATATGAAAGTTCTACTGGTTTGTGCGGGTGGAATGTCTACGAGCATCGTAATGAAGAAGATGCGGGACTATGCAAAAACGAACGGAATTAACGACTTTGAAGTCAAGGCGACTGGTGTCGGGAACTTCCGTGATGTTGTCGATGCATATGATGTAGTTCTGCTTGGGCCGCAAATATCCTACAGACTTGATGAGATCTCCGGCGTAGCGGGCAAATCGAAGCCAGTTGGCGTAATTGCGCCCGCTGACTACGCAATCGGAAACTGCCAGGCAATTTTCCAGCAGATCGAAGGAATGCTTTCTGGTAAGTAACCCAAAGCCGGCAATGCTACTAACAACTACACACGTAAGGAAACGACATGGCCAATGCACAGGATAGGCTCATGAAGGTGCTAATGCCCGTCACCACTTGGGTGGAGAAGCGCAAACACCTCCAGGCAGTCAAGGATGGAATGATTGGGGCGACTGCCTTTATCATCGTGGGGTCGATGTGCCTCATTCCAATGGCACTTATGAATCTAATCGGTTCTGGATCGGTGTATGATTTTTTAAGTGTCATAAATCCTTTTTTTACTAAAATTGCAGGATTTACAAACGATTATGTAGGCCTATATGCTGCATATCTTATTGCGCGGTCGCTTGCAAAGCGAGATGAGATTGATGGTCCCATCATCGGCATTAACGCCGTCGTTGTTCAGTTGATTCTCACGGGTTTTGCCCTTGATGGAGTTGACGGTGCTGTTGCAACGACATACTTTGGTTCTCAGGGTCTGTTCGTCAGCATCATCTCTGGACTTCTCACAGTTGATATTACTCAGCTCTTTATTAAACGAGGCTGGGTTATCAAACTCCCCGAGAGTGTTCCCGAAATGGTGGCCGATAGTTTTAGCGCATTGATTCCTGTTGCCGCGACTTGTGGAATTGCATCGCTCATTACGGTTATTTCTCAAGCTGGTGCGGGAGAGGTATTTCCTGCGCTGCTTCAGACGATACTTGCGCCTGCAGTTACATCAATGGATACGCTTCCTGCTCTCCTCATAGTAATATTCCTTACACAGCTTCTTTGGTTCTTTGGGTTGCATGGGCCTTCGATTACCCAGGCGGTTTGGGCGCCATTTGCAATTGCATACGCGACTGAAAACGTTGCGGCATACGCTGCCGGAGAAGCAGCTACTCACGTGTTCACTTATGGCTTTTACTACAACATCCTGCAGGTAACAGGCTCTGGTCTTACTTTGGGGCTCGTCATTTTCATGATGCTCTCGAAGTGCGACACCTACAAGGCTGTTGGACGCGCGGCCATTGTACCCTCTCTGTTTGGGATTAACGAGCCGGTTATTTTTGGACTTCCTATCATGCTCAACCCATTCATGTTTGTACCGTTCGTTATCGGTCCACTTATTCCTACTACCATCGCTTGGTTTGCCTTTAAGAGCGGACTGGTGGGAATGCCAGTTGCAGTACCTCCCGGCTTCATGCCTCCCGGTGTCGGAGCATTCCTCATGACCTACGACTGGAAAGCGGTCGTGCTTGTATTCGTGCTTCTCGGAATTATGGCTGCGTTTTACTACCCATTTTTCAAGGCGATGGAGCGCGAGGCTCTTGCACGTGAGGAGCAGCAAGAAGTGGTGGCGGACGAAGCTACGGTTTAAGAGTCGATAAATTAGGAGGTAGTACATGAAGGACGCAGGGAAGAAGAGTTTCTCGGTCGTCATCGCGGGAGGCGGGAGCACCTATACCCCAGAAATTATTTTAATGCTCCTCGCAAATCTCGACAGGCTTCCGCTGTGTTGCATCAAGCTTTACGATAATGACGGTGAACGTCAGGGGCTGCTTGCTCCTGCGGTAAAAATACTCATCGAAGAGCGTGACCCCTCGATTGAGTTTGTTGCTACCACGGATCCAGAGATTGCCTATACAGACGTCGACTTCTGCCTGGCTCACATTCGTGTTGGAAAACTCCCCATGCGTGAACTTGATGAGAAGATTCCACTCAAGTATGGAGTTGTAGGCCAAGAGACTTGTGGACCAGGTGGGCTTGCGTATGGCCTACGTTCGATTCCGGGCGTGATTGAAAATATTGACTACATGGAGAAGTATTCTCCGAATTGCTGGATGCTCAATTATTCAAATCCGGCAGCAATTGTTGCAGAAGCATGCAGAAGGCTTCGACCAAATTCGCGTGTAATTAATATTTGTGATATGCCGATTGGACTCGAGGACTCCTTTGCACGCATATTGGGCTTCCAGTCCCGTAAGCAGCTTGACTATCGTTACTTTGGGCTAAACCACTTCGGCTGGTATACATCGGTAAAAGATCCTGAGGGTAATGAACTTCTTCCGAAGCTTGTGGGACATGAGCTCAAGTATGGAAACACCATGCCCGGTGAAAGCATGGATGACTATACAGACCATACCTGGTACGACACCGCTTTGAAGGTTAAGGATATTGTTTCTCTAGATCCCTCGATGGCCCCTAACTCGTATCTGCAGTATTACCTCTTTCCAGATGACATGGTTGCCCATTCGGATCCCCATTACACGCGAGCAAACATGGTGATGGATGGTCGCGAGAAGCGCGTCTTTGGCGAATGTGCCCGTATTGCAGAGGCGGGCACTGCAGCCGGAACGACTCTCAAAATTGGCATTCATGCGGAGTTCATAGTTGATCTTGCGACGGCACTTGCTTTTAATACTCATGAAAGAATGCTGCTGATTGTCCCGAACAATGGTGCAATTGAGAACTTCGACCCCGAGGCGATGGTTGAGATTCCTTGTGTGGTCGGTAAGGACGGCTACGAGCCGCTTTCCATTGGAAAAATTCCAACATTTCAGAAAGGTCTCATGTACGAGCAGGTTTGTGTCGAGAAACTTGTTGCTGACGCTTACGAACAGCATAGCTACCTCAAGATGCTGCAGGCAATGACACTCTCAAAGACCGTCCCTTCCGCAAATGTGGCGAAGAAAATTCTTGATGAGCTCATTGTTGCAAACGAGGGCTATTGGCCTGAGCTCCACTAACCTATTAGTCTCTGGCACCTTGCGGGCGTTGCTCTGCAAGGTGCTCTTACTATTCGGAGGTACAAATGGAAGAGAATTATTCGATATGGGAACACGCATATACAAACCATGGTATAGAAGTCGATGAGGCAGTCTCCGCATTGCAAAAGTGCATCCGACGAGCCCGCGAAGAAGATGCGGCTCGATTTGCATACGAATTGTACACGACAAGCCCAGCTCTGCTTGAAAAGGTCTGGAGCCGTCTAGAGTCTATCTCTGTGGAGGACATTGGATTCGGAAATCTCAATGCAGCGGTTTATGTGCATACGCTTAACGAGATGCGCAAGAACTATCCCTATGATGATCCTGACCAGCCGATGTTTTTCGTTCACGCGATTCGTATCCTATGCCGAAGCGAAAAGGACCGTTCGAGTGATTTTCTGAAGAACATAATTATTAAAACCGCTGCAATGGGACAGGTGCCCGAGGTTCCCGATATCGCGCTCGACAAGCATACGCGTCGCGGCCGTGAGCTAGGCCGGGGATCCCGCGAATTCTATGATGAAGGATGCTTGGTCTTCCCCCAGGCAGAAGTTGACAATGATTACCGCGCTAGGTATGGCAAGGTTCTTGAGGAGTATTCTCCCGAAAAGGCAGAGCCGAGCGCCTTCAAGTTTATTGCTGGTCGCTTCTAGAAAGGCTACCGATTGACGTGAGAGATAGTAGTGCGTACTCCGAGAGCTCCGCCTCTCGTGTACTCGATGCGAGAACGGTTGTATCAATAATCGCTTCGGGTAGTCTCGCCTTCTGTGCGATTGTGTTTGAGACTTCAACAAACGTTGCTATTCCGGTCATGATGTTGGAGCTAGGGGTTGATACGGCGACAATACAGTGGATTACATCCGCATACCTACTCGTTTTGTCGGTGACGATTCCCGTATTCCCTGTACTCAAGTCACGCTATTCCTTGCGTCGCCTTTTTGCCGCTTCAACGCTTTCCTTTACAGCAGGAACGCTGCTTTGCTGTACAGCGACTACATTCCCCCAGCTCCTGTTGGGCAGAATTATTCAGGGGCTGGGGACTGGTGTTGCGATGCCGCTTATGTTCAACGTTGTGATAGATCAAGTACCCTTTGAGCACATGGGCATGATGATGGGCGTTGCGTCGCTGATAATTTCGTTGGCACCGGCAATTGGGCCTGCTTATGGTGGAGTTGTGCTAGAAGCGTTTGGGTGGCATACGATGTTCTTGTTTGCTGTCCCCCTCCTTGCCGTGGCATTCGCTGCAGGAATGGTCTGTTTACGACAGACAACGGAACTGGCTATACGCCCATTTGACGCGACGGGGTTCCTTCTTGTAGCCTCTGGTTTTCTTCTGATTGTGGTGGGGGTGAATCGGCTCTCTAACGATGGGCTCACCGCTTTTGTTGCAGCTCTTCTAGTTGCCGGCCTCATTCTTCTTGTTCAATTTGTAAAACACGTAAGACATGTAAAATATCCCTTAGTGTCTCCTGAAGTGTTTTCCTCAACTCGATTTATGACTTCAGTAGCTGCAATTGCGAGCGCGTCATTCGTATGCCTCGGATATGCATGGTTGATTCCCAACTTCATCCAGGTAGCTCTTGGTACGGGGGCAAAAGTTTCTGGCCTTGTAGTGGTTCCTGGGTGTGTAGCGGCAATGCTACTCTCCCCGGTTGCTGGTCGACTTCTTGACAGAAAAGGACCATGCACTCCCATTGTCGCAGGTGCGACGCTGATGGTGTTGGGTGCTATTCTGATGTGCATCTACAGATTAGATACCGCCTGGGGATTGGTGGTGTGTTACCTGCTATCGGGAATGGGCCAAGGCCTGTTGGCTAGCCCCTCGATGACCTACGGTCTTTCTTCTCTTGACGATAGTCTGCGGGTTGATGGGACTTCAGTTTGTAACTCTCTTCAACAACTAGGTGGCTCGGTAGGGGTGAGCACTGTTACAGCGGTTGTGGCCGCTGCTCAATCTTCTAGTGCTGACATTACGACAGGAATGGTGCTAGGTGGACAAGCCGCCTTTGTCGTACTGGCAATCGTTGCTGCCGTTGCAGCCGCATTCTCGTTGACTGCTCTGCGGTTTGCTAAGTCCTGATTGACCCTGCGAGCTCACCCCGAGTGGGCGAGCAACATGCTAAACAGTTCTCACTACCTGGCCACGGTAGTGTCTCAAAAGTTGGTGTAAGCGGTGCCTTCGCCCGTGAACCCGCTTCCTCCTAACGCATCCTATGCCGCCCTCCTCCTCGAGTCAACGCCGTCCGCCTTCACCAGCCGGATGATGGCGGCGGCATGCTCGGCCGC
This is a stretch of genomic DNA from Thermophilibacter immobilis. It encodes these proteins:
- a CDS encoding BglG family transcription antiterminator, which gives rise to MRTIELIQTLLDDEGDSLETLMERFKVSTRTVRSHVHAANQMLEDIALIQFSRKNNVYELEVLNKDAFQTWLDRGNKVEQEQAGSVRRVPRILNYLLLTDGWVRVPDLADRLFVSSQSISVDLHEVEAELSKFELSLVKRPWYGIRVEGPEINRRTCLASVISASLVGGTGNTEALSNRAKTIGKTVERVLGENNFSISSIAFQNLVVHLVVAAERIEQGCYVPMDVEQRERLMALPESITAQQLAQAIGNDLGIYLPSSEVAFITIHLAGKHSIDALSQEVDTDGTVISGSVWDIVGEILDAARLAMWIDLRSDLELRMNLARHIVPLSVRLRYGMPAKNPLLEETKLRYPLAWTMALEAGKVLERHYGAMPNEDETGFLALSFALSLERRRTPARKMRVLVVCASGMGSARLLRQRFISEFGELLERCDTCDAASVVGKDFSDVDYVFSTVPLPNLPVPVCQISYFFDRDAGDYIRRILERADARDAASMFSRELFFPHVKAKDKSSLLDMMCSEMAKAGVAQSQLRDSVELREDAAATCFGNNVAMPHPMEPMSNETRVAVALLDNPMSWDEWGHYVQAVFLVSYAHGARDGDEVFSLLADLFTDERSISNLIDEQTFECLLKEFGNGSQK
- a CDS encoding PTS lactose/cellobiose transporter subunit IIA, with amino-acid sequence MSDEERKAMDNEMQNISLGIIASSGQARSLAFQALAKARGGHIDEAHALLEESKRAALKAHECQTHLLTREASGEHIEIDVLLVHAQDHLMTSMLAQELIEELIILHETKADRREEDI
- a CDS encoding PTS sugar transporter subunit IIB is translated as MSTSIVMKKMRDYAKTNGINDFEVKATGVGNFRDVVDAYDVVLLGPQISYRLDEISGVAGKSKPVGVIAPADYAIGNCQAIFQQIEGMLSGK
- a CDS encoding PTS sugar transporter subunit IIC, whose product is MANAQDRLMKVLMPVTTWVEKRKHLQAVKDGMIGATAFIIVGSMCLIPMALMNLIGSGSVYDFLSVINPFFTKIAGFTNDYVGLYAAYLIARSLAKRDEIDGPIIGINAVVVQLILTGFALDGVDGAVATTYFGSQGLFVSIISGLLTVDITQLFIKRGWVIKLPESVPEMVADSFSALIPVAATCGIASLITVISQAGAGEVFPALLQTILAPAVTSMDTLPALLIVIFLTQLLWFFGLHGPSITQAVWAPFAIAYATENVAAYAAGEAATHVFTYGFYYNILQVTGSGLTLGLVIFMMLSKCDTYKAVGRAAIVPSLFGINEPVIFGLPIMLNPFMFVPFVIGPLIPTTIAWFAFKSGLVGMPVAVPPGFMPPGVGAFLMTYDWKAVVLVFVLLGIMAAFYYPFFKAMEREALAREEQQEVVADEATV
- a CDS encoding 6-phospho-alpha-glucosidase, producing the protein MKDAGKKSFSVVIAGGGSTYTPEIILMLLANLDRLPLCCIKLYDNDGERQGLLAPAVKILIEERDPSIEFVATTDPEIAYTDVDFCLAHIRVGKLPMRELDEKIPLKYGVVGQETCGPGGLAYGLRSIPGVIENIDYMEKYSPNCWMLNYSNPAAIVAEACRRLRPNSRVINICDMPIGLEDSFARILGFQSRKQLDYRYFGLNHFGWYTSVKDPEGNELLPKLVGHELKYGNTMPGESMDDYTDHTWYDTALKVKDIVSLDPSMAPNSYLQYYLFPDDMVAHSDPHYTRANMVMDGREKRVFGECARIAEAGTAAGTTLKIGIHAEFIVDLATALAFNTHERMLLIVPNNGAIENFDPEAMVEIPCVVGKDGYEPLSIGKIPTFQKGLMYEQVCVEKLVADAYEQHSYLKMLQAMTLSKTVPSANVAKKILDELIVANEGYWPELH
- a CDS encoding MFS transporter, with the translated sequence MRDSSAYSESSASRVLDARTVVSIIASGSLAFCAIVFETSTNVAIPVMMLELGVDTATIQWITSAYLLVLSVTIPVFPVLKSRYSLRRLFAASTLSFTAGTLLCCTATTFPQLLLGRIIQGLGTGVAMPLMFNVVIDQVPFEHMGMMMGVASLIISLAPAIGPAYGGVVLEAFGWHTMFLFAVPLLAVAFAAGMVCLRQTTELAIRPFDATGFLLVASGFLLIVVGVNRLSNDGLTAFVAALLVAGLILLVQFVKHVRHVKYPLVSPEVFSSTRFMTSVAAIASASFVCLGYAWLIPNFIQVALGTGAKVSGLVVVPGCVAAMLLSPVAGRLLDRKGPCTPIVAGATLMVLGAILMCIYRLDTAWGLVVCYLLSGMGQGLLASPSMTYGLSSLDDSLRVDGTSVCNSLQQLGGSVGVSTVTAVVAAAQSSSADITTGMVLGGQAAFVVLAIVAAVAAAFSLTALRFAKS